ACATCGAGCTGGTTGCCCGGCAAACGCTGCTGGCCATGGAGAGGAGCAGGCCATGAACGGAGCCGCCATCGAACCGCTGCGCAACGCCGTGCGTCATCTGGTCACCGCCGTCTCCAGCGCGGCCCTCTACACTTTCGACCACCAGCAGGTCACGCGGCTGAGGGCCATGACCCTCGAAAACCTCACCGCCGCCATGGATGAGGAACCCGACATTTCCCTCGTCATCATCGGCGACGAACTCCTGGCGGGGGGGATTCCCCTCGATACCGGCCTGTACGTGGGACGTTTCGTGGAAATGCTGAGGGCACGGGGAATAGGGCACATCAGGTTTCTGAAGGGAATCACCGGGATGGAACTGTCAAGTCTGGCGGCATCCCTTGGGGGAAACCGGAGGGATGGAGATATCCGTTCCTCGGAGCACATTCGTCTCGGCACGGTGGAGGTGCGCTTCAATCGCTCCGGTGACGGAGAGAATCAGGAGCTCCTCGCCGATCTCACGGCCGAGGAAGTCTCGCGGGTCACCGAGCTCTACGAGGCGGTTGCCCGCGACCGGAAGCTGAAGGCCTCGGGCATTGCCGACATGGTGGGGGGGCTCATCACCGCCATGAGGGAGCAGGCCCGTCCCCTCATGGCCCTGGCCCCCCTGCGCGATCTGGACGAATACACCTTCGCCCATTCGGTGAACGTCTGCATCCTCAACCTGGCCCAGGCCATGTCCCTGGGAATCGACGGTGCGCTCCTGCGGGAGATCGGCATTGCCGGACTCCTCCACGACATCGGCAAGATGTTCGTCCCCCGGGAGGTCCTCACCAAGCCGGGT
The nucleotide sequence above comes from Geobacter benzoatilyticus. Encoded proteins:
- a CDS encoding HD-GYP domain-containing protein, coding for MNGAAIEPLRNAVRHLVTAVSSAALYTFDHQQVTRLRAMTLENLTAAMDEEPDISLVIIGDELLAGGIPLDTGLYVGRFVEMLRARGIGHIRFLKGITGMELSSLAASLGGNRRDGDIRSSEHIRLGTVEVRFNRSGDGENQELLADLTAEEVSRVTELYEAVARDRKLKASGIADMVGGLITAMREQARPLMALAPLRDLDEYTFAHSVNVCILNLAQAMSLGIDGALLREIGIAGLLHDIGKMFVPREVLTKPGKLTEEEWRLIRQHPHQGARCLVETPGVPHMAAVVAFEHHMKHDFSGYPAVPSGWRQSLVSEMTVISDFFDALRTRRAYRDSMELSQIAGILLDQRGREFHPLLTRNFLLILSRMMA